A window of Drosophila santomea strain STO CAGO 1482 chromosome X, Prin_Dsan_1.1, whole genome shotgun sequence genomic DNA:
caaaaataaataaaataaacgttTGAAACTTTTACTGGTCTCTATATGATATATTTACTTTGAATATTTTCTTTCTCTGACTCTGATTCAAACTCTGCATTTTACTTCAGCTAAACATATCTTTGTATTTAGCTCCTGAGACCATATTGTGTTTCGCCAAAGCAAATGGCGCAAAAACTTGTACACACATATATGAATGcttaaacacacacatgcacacaagTAAAAAGTATGTTGACAGACTTTTAAATAATCTACAgtgtatacatttttaatacgATTTCCCTCCTTCtcatacaacattttttaaaacgtGTTATTTCATTCAAACGGAATTTAAAATGCTCCTTCCATTGATGCCAAGCTGTACATGAATTAGGCTTAAATGATGTGCACAATTCAAATACTTTTGAACACAACTGTATTAGTTTCGCAAAAAGCAGAATACTCTCAAACGTTGTATTATTACAATAGAGTCGCTGCATGTGTGAGTTGATAGATAATTTGCAATGGCCGCAATTGGCACGCTATCGTCATCCCTTTCTGTCGCACGGGTGCCTTACGCTGGATACTTTTAAACAGGAAACCGCGTGTTTTCCTGTGCAGCGTTGCCAGATGCAGCCAAATGCAGTTCGCaccattttaaatttgcatcGACGACTGGCGGACGCGAATTTCTCGCTgcgattttaaatattttcccttgCATTCTCGACTGCCGAATCCAAGTTTCTAACAATATGAACAACAAACGAATTTTCCCGGACTTTGGTGACATGGCTGCAGATATAAGGGCCATTATGAGGCGCAAATTCCCCGTGCCCAAGAATATGATCTACGAGCAAGCCCAAGAGGCGATGGACTTCCATTTCCCGACCTTGCTCAACCCGTTGATGATGTCGTCGTCGACCCCGAACTTGTCCCCTCATAAGGACATCAAAGCCACCCAGATGCCGGTGGAGCCGTCGGTGTCGGCTATCAGTTGGCCACCAACCAGAACCTTTCATAATCAGCTGTATATCCAACTGCGCTCTATTGAAAGCCTTGTCATCATGAAAGACGTATAcaatatgaaataaaagacAGAAGAACGTGTGCTGCTAACCAGCACGGTCTAGAAATCGCAGGCTTTTATTGGGGTCAATTTTTCAACGGGGTCATTGCATACTTAAAATGGGACTTATGCAGTATATAAATTCTTGATCAGTATCAGCATCCTGGTTGGTATAGCCATGCTCGTAAGTTCCTTTCTCCGTCCGTTTGTTTCTGCGCGAATTATTCTCGCAGTGTTACAACTTCATATCTGAATGTAACCTCAAAATTCTTCTTCTTTTCCTGGTATAAGTATGTGTacaatatgtatgtatgtgtatgcaaatttaaacaaGACGGATCAGAGCACTTTATCATTCATATAAATGGTAACTTGGGaaaaatcccaaaaaaaaagcctGCTCTCTTTATTTTGCTCTACTGTCAGCAGTTCTTGGGGGGAAGAAAGGATGAGGAAGTCCCTAaacttatttaataacaattatggcatttttttaaatataacgTGGAAGTGGAAAGTTGAACAAATTAGTAAGCTTCCCTACTTTATATAGAAGCTTTATTATtctatatatttcatttaaagcTTTTGAAGACATTTCATCGATTTTGAAACTAAGCAAGCTTTGTATCTCCTCCATTTTCTTTCCCCGGAGGTTAACAAAGCTGTTGGACATATTCTTTTATTGGATTTCCTGGCTGCCAGCAGCTTGATGTTCTTGTTCAATGTATAACCACCCCATTCCGCCGCAGTGACTGCGATTCTACCAGCTGTTCCGAGTCTTATTGGGCTTATGCCATCTGCCACGAAGTTTAACAAAGTGGAATTCTTGAtgaaaatggttttatttagCCTGGTGGGTGGCTCTTCAACAGATTGGCGCTGCCTCTCGCCAAGTTTACACTCCACGCAATTGCAACTCGGGCAGGATACCTTCCTCCTGTGCCCAACCAGCttcgctttggagtgcgagTCTGAGAGTCAGCTAACTATGGCCTAGAATCGGTGCTCCAGGTGCACATTATCCTGCTCTACCAAGTAGCTAAACTAATTAGAActaaatgacaaaaaaaaaggtttatttCGCCTTGGTGGCTGGTTTCTGTGGCTCCTCCTCGCtgtcgtcgtcctcctcctcggaaTCGAACTCAGAGTCGTCGTCTTCCTCGTCGGAATCAAAGTCTGAgtcatcctcgtcctcgtcaCCATCGCCGGCGAGATTCAGCTGCTTGATCTTGTCCAGCAGCTCGTCGCGTGTGTGCGCCACCCGTTTGGCCTTCTCCTGGCtctccagctgctgctcgTCCAGCTGCTCATCCTCGTTGCCATCCTTCTCCTGCTTCTTGCCCTTGCGCATGTAGCGCAGAAAGGCACGTCGCTTGCGCTCCGAGAACGACTTGACCAGCCGGTCCATTTCcgactgcagctgctgctcctcgcgGGGCGTCGGCTGCGGCTCCTCGATGGCCACCTCGGTGGCGCTCTTCAGGCACTTGGCGCAGGCGTTCGCCTTGATGGCGCAGTCCCTGCAGACCACATGGTAGGCCTTCTTCACCGACCGCTCCTTGCAGTGGGCGCAGATCTTGGCCTGCGTCAGCGGCTTGTACTTCTTGTACTTGATCTTCCACTCGATCTGCTCCTTGCACCGCTGGCACACCGTGGACACGTGCATCGCATTCAGGCGCAGCTGCTGCGGCGTCTTGTCGTGCAGATCGTTTTTGAAAACATGACGATTTTTGTGCTTCTGCGCACGTGTGCGACTTACATTGCCGCGCTGGCTGCTCATCTTTGGCTCCTTCGGCTGCTGGGCGCTGCAAACACGTAGGGCATTAGCTGGGCATTCGATTAATCATCTGTTTGGCTCTATTTACCTGCTTTAATTGGGCTAATTCGATCACAGACTGCTGCTCGCCACTTATTTTGCGTGCAATTTTTGACTTTATTTTGGCCAGTGTGACCGTTGCTTGTTGCTGCGGAAACATTGTAAGCTCCAGCAGGTAGCCAGCCACAGTGGCTCTCAAACGGGCTAGCCAAGACACGAACCAGCTTGTTATATGCTATAAAACTGTAACGGATACTTAAGTTTGAATTTTCAAGTTTAACTTTTAGATTTCTTATTGTAAATATGCGTCAaaagcttttttgttttttgttgtttctcgTTACAACTAAAATAAAAGGCACTCTTTGTATGTGCAGTTGGCATACAATAAATTGTTTGACTATATGGAAGGGTTTAGAGCTAATTATTAActttatgtttaattttttatttgcagaaCCCCATGTGGCCATGCGCGACCTCAAGCAGCGCCTCTTCGACCTGCTGCGCTCCGgcggcaacaataacagcagcagcaacaacaataacagtggcagcaacggctgcagcagcaacagcaacacgaacaacagcagcaactcgCATCACATCAAGTCGAACAATCAGCAAACCCAAAAGCCGCCCGCCCAAAAACCGAAGAAACTGCATGAATACACGGCCGCCGATTGCAATGCGGCATTCCTGCGCAAGTACCACGATCTCAGCATCAGCAGGGATCGCGAATTGGACAGGGATCGTGatcgggagcgggagcgggagcgggagcgggagagGGCTGGTCCTGGCCAGGTGCAGTCGCCCAATGTGATCTACTTCAATGAGAACCTATCGATGGCCAGCAAGTACAATGTTCGACCCTTTCCACTCGCCCGCTATCCCTCCTGCCCATTGAGCAGCTTCGGCATTTCGACGGGATCGGGTCGCCCGGAAGGCAGTGGCGGCAGCAGTTtgggcgaggaggaggacacGGAGAGCGAACCCTATCACTTTTGCTCCGACGAGGATCACAGCAGTCACACGCAAACCATCAAATTGCGCCGTCATCATGGCATCCATCATGGCCATCATGGCCATCATGAACTCGAACTGATGGAGCCGTCGGTCAACGAGGACGCCGACCTGGAGGACGACCAGGCCGAGTCGCAGCTGGACTCCTTCTGCACGCTCTGCACCTCGACCTTCAGCTACAACAAGTGCTGTCGCTTCTGCGAGAACTCACTGTGCGGCTCCAAGTGCAACTCGGAGCGCGGCTCGCACGCCAGCCGGATGAGTCGCATCAGCCAGATCAGCCAGGTCAGCAGGAACCTGGCCGGCGGCTATCCGCTCGATCCTGACCTCGATCCGCACCAGAATCAGCTGCAGCCGCGCCGCTTCGGGGGCAGCATGCGCATGCTGGCCAACCATCAGTCGGCGGCCATCAGGTGAGTTTGCAATATAATTAGAAACATTTCAACAATTAATTCTGCGATTATAAAGAATCCCTTCTATCCTTGCTCGTTCTGCAGAAGAAAGCTTAAATAAtatactttattattttacttgGACTTTGAATACCAAGTAGTTAGTTTAGTGATCGCTTTGAAGTTTCTCCCAATTTGGATTTGTGGGTTAGGCATTATGAAATCCATTAAGAAATTAAGCAATTGGGCAATCGTTGTGTCAATTACTAATTAAGTTTGTGGCAATTTGCAATGCCTAATCGATGAATTTGATTTCACTGATGCAAGCACGCAATTATGCCATCGACTGCAATTCGATGCACTTTGCACCGCTGCAGAGTTCGAAGTTTGAACTTGAAGTTGaatttgaagttgaagttgttgtggaaatggaaatggaagccGGGCGACAAAGTAAACACGTCGTAAAGCGATGTTGCCTCATTAGTGGCGGCGCTAATGAAGTGTTTTCGCATTTCTATTAAATTGCAACGGCTAATTAGCCGTAAGTCATTGAttgattgcatttaaatgGGCTTCTCTCTGCCGCCGTACGTACCACAAAGATTTAAAGAGCCATGGAGGCAGAGCAACGAACGAACTCAAGCCAAACAATTATGCACAAAACCTTAAACTGGCCATAAAACACCGTTAGCGATGAGGTTTCCGCGCATGACGCGCCGCAAGCTTGACCATAAAAAAGCATAAATTCtattgaataaaattatacCCACCACAGCTACgcagaagcaacaacaacagcagcaacagcaaatgaaataaagaaaaattcCAGCATACTGATACAACAAAAAGGCGAGCGGGAAAAAGTCTAGCAATGTGCAAAAAGCGCATCGAAAATCAACTGAGCACAAGCGCATTACTCGAATCAGAAATGTTTACATCAACAGCGGCTGTGTCGCAAAAAGTGTGCCACGACTTGCAAATACTCTTTCCAATGTAGTTGCAACATGATTTCTAAAAAAGATTGCTTCACAGGCAAACAGTATCTATGAGTTATTCCAAGATAtgtattgtaaaatattacagaataaaatagtaaaaaatttaaaataggTAAATAAACAAGTTTTAGCTGGTTTTCAGCCTAGCAATTCTATTCATTGATATTTCCGAGTCATAATTGCGGCGCAAGTTATAAAGGTGTTTATATTCTATGAAAGTATATATTCCAAAATTATGTTGAAACTAGCTTACTCCTGCTCACATCGAAAAAAGCTTTCTTTTACATAGCGTATATAATTCATAGATGAGGCAACACACCCGCAGATAGTGTAGatataaacatataaacaTCGGCGGGCACAACAAGAAGGCTTGGCCGAGAGCTTTCACGCTCGGCACTTCTTTGGGGTCCGCTGCTTTCGGCTTTTACATTTCTCCGACGACCGCTGGCCGAGCGAGCTGGTCCACATCTGCGTGGTATCTGCTCTcgcgccgtctctttctccggCCTTGCCACCATCTCTTTCGCCGACTGCAACGGCATCTCTTTCGCCGATCAACGATCAACGATCGCCGCGCCAAGACCTGCGACTCAAACAAGTCGCGACCATTGTTCGCTCAGCACGTGCCGCGCTCCACGAAAAACGCAGACGTTTTCTTCAACCGTTTACCGctagcaaaacaaaagacttaggcaacgaacttgcaTTTTGCCTGCACAAATGCAGTTGCAACTTTAagaacacatttttttttggttttgtttaaCAATTTGGAGGTTTATCATTGAAACAGAACATGGAACACACTGCCTTCTAAAAAAACATGTGCTTCGCCttgtgagtgtgcgtgtgtgagtgcaatcaatcaatcaaacaaTCTATAGATCTATCAATCAGTGCTGGCAAATCTGGTTTTTGCAGATCGCTAGAGGAAATGCTTTGCGGTAAGTTCtgcaaaagtattttaattacaCGATGATAAGTTTAAGGCAATTCTCAAAATAAAGCGCAATTGTAAAACACAAGCAAGTCTCAATTGTGATGACTTACAGgaatattcaaatataaagAGCTAGTAATAGCGTATTTCACTTATTATTCATAATAGTAGATAAATCACAATAAACCTTACCAATAGCTTAAATACCAAGTACCAATACCaatgaaacattttaatgTAGTTTTGCTCTTTGCAAATGGACAATggattaaataaaattgtttagtAGTGCAAGAACTGTTGTTACTTAATTAGAAATTGGCTAACTTAAGTATGCAAGTCGCAGGCATTGAATGTAATGTATGCTAAGACCCTCACTATTTATAGTTCAAAGCTTTGGTATTCAATGTTTTGGTATTCAATAGTTATTCATTGTGTATGACCACCATACTTGCATGTTTTATTTAGCAGCGCAATATTTTTGTATGAAAACTAGAAGAACTTAGTGAGATATAGAAATCTTCCGCGCCGTAGGCCTTGGCGAACGGTCTTAAAGCAGTCGATTCACGGATAGTTGATGACTTTCTCCGCGAAACGCTGTGCGATGTATCACTCGCCTCGATTTGCCTAAGTTA
This region includes:
- the LOC120456896 gene encoding uncharacterized protein C9orf85 homolog translates to MSSQRGNVSRTRAQKHKNRHVFKNDLHDKTPQQLRLNAMHVSTVCQRCKEQIEWKIKYKKYKPLTQAKICAHCKERSVKKAYHVVCRDCAIKANACAKCLKSATEVAIEEPQPTPREEQQLQSEMDRLVKSFSERKRRAFLRYMRKGKKQEKDGNEDEQLDEQQLESQEKAKRVAHTRDELLDKIKQLNLAGDGDEDEDDSDFDSDEEDDDSEFDSEEEDDDSEEEPQKPATKAK